One uncultured Tolumonas sp. genomic window carries:
- a CDS encoding lysophospholipid acyltransferase family protein: MFTVDELLSSHSSKPVPRWYKPFLRYLLCEKEFQRFGEKYPNLHGLDFIEQALRHLSFACDVCENELEHIPAQGPVVIVANHPIGSLDGLALLQIISRVRGDVKIIANQLLSQIKPLNELLLPVDNMNGNTQRQQITAINDHLGKGGALIVFPAGEVSRLNIHGIYDGRWNNGFLRLATQHRAPIVPIHISGHNSWLFYGTSLLNKSLSTLLLVREMFHQRKGHIKIRIGAKIPFNEWSKLPLTGKALAKLFRKHLYRLGKGKSGILTTEAPIALAENRVKLKKAVEACQPLGNTPDGKHIYLYRREQAPSSVILKELGRLREIAFRAVGEGTGLRRDLDSFDDDYYHLLLWDNKELEIVGAYRFMPTKEQLERKGHKGLYSYGLFHYDTAMTHILDQGIELGRSFIQPRYWGKRSLDYLWQGIGAFLAQNPQYRYLFGPVSMSASLPTPARDLLVSFYKLHFSPRWPLARSRQPYANGSLDIASQFIGEDYQQDLGILKSMLDNLGCSIPTLYKQYSELCEPGGVQFLDFGIDPDFGNCVDGLVLIDVHKMKQNKRQRYIDCHLIDNTVTTASA; encoded by the coding sequence ATGTTTACAGTCGACGAATTACTCTCGTCCCATAGTTCTAAACCGGTGCCCCGCTGGTACAAACCTTTTCTGCGCTACTTATTGTGCGAAAAAGAATTCCAACGTTTCGGCGAAAAATACCCGAATTTGCACGGTCTCGATTTCATTGAACAAGCGTTGCGTCACTTATCGTTTGCCTGTGATGTTTGTGAAAATGAGTTAGAACATATTCCCGCACAAGGGCCGGTTGTGATTGTAGCGAATCATCCGATTGGTTCATTAGACGGGTTAGCACTGCTGCAAATCATTTCTCGCGTGCGCGGCGATGTGAAAATTATCGCCAATCAATTGCTCAGTCAGATCAAACCACTGAATGAATTGTTGCTGCCCGTTGATAACATGAATGGAAACACACAACGACAGCAGATCACGGCTATTAATGATCATCTGGGGAAAGGCGGTGCACTGATCGTATTTCCCGCCGGAGAAGTATCACGCTTAAACATTCACGGTATTTATGATGGCCGTTGGAATAACGGCTTTTTACGTCTAGCAACACAACACCGTGCGCCGATTGTGCCGATCCATATCTCAGGACATAACTCATGGCTGTTTTATGGCACGTCATTACTGAATAAATCGCTGTCGACGCTGTTGCTGGTGCGCGAAATGTTCCACCAGCGTAAAGGGCACATTAAAATCCGCATCGGGGCAAAAATCCCGTTCAATGAATGGTCAAAATTACCCCTCACCGGTAAGGCATTAGCCAAGCTGTTTCGTAAACATCTTTACCGCTTAGGCAAAGGTAAATCCGGCATTCTGACAACGGAAGCCCCCATCGCCTTAGCTGAAAATCGGGTAAAACTGAAAAAAGCCGTTGAAGCTTGCCAGCCATTGGGCAATACCCCGGATGGTAAACACATTTATCTCTATCGCCGTGAACAAGCACCCTCTTCCGTGATCTTAAAAGAACTCGGTCGCTTACGAGAAATTGCCTTCCGCGCGGTCGGAGAAGGCACCGGCCTGCGTCGTGATCTCGATAGTTTTGATGATGATTATTACCACTTATTGTTGTGGGATAACAAAGAGCTGGAAATTGTCGGTGCTTACCGTTTTATGCCGACTAAAGAGCAATTAGAACGGAAAGGCCATAAAGGTTTATATAGTTATGGCTTATTTCATTACGACACCGCAATGACGCATATTCTCGATCAGGGTATTGAACTTGGTCGTAGCTTTATTCAGCCACGTTATTGGGGAAAACGCAGCCTCGATTATTTATGGCAAGGTATCGGCGCATTTTTAGCACAGAACCCGCAATATCGTTATTTATTCGGGCCGGTATCGATGTCAGCCAGCTTGCCAACTCCGGCACGTGATTTGCTGGTTTCATTTTACAAACTGCATTTCAGCCCACGCTGGCCATTAGCGCGTTCACGCCAACCATATGCGAATGGTTCACTGGATATTGCCAGTCAGTTTATCGGCGAAGATTACCAGCAAGATTTAGGCATATTAAAGTCAATGCTCGATAATCTGGGTTGCAGCATTCCCACTTTATATAAGCAATATTCCGAATTATGCGAACCTGGTGGCGTGCAATTTCTGGATTTTGGCATCGACCCTGATTTTGGTAACTGTGTCGATGGGTTGGTATTAATTGATGTACACAAAATGAAGCAGAACAAACGCCAGCGTTATATCGATTGTCATTTGATCGATAACACAGTGACAACCGCAAGCGCGTAA
- a CDS encoding M48 family metallopeptidase, whose protein sequence is MKKSLLAGITLCLLSACAVSPTGRKQLLLMGNNDVAQMGLSSFQQIKQKEQVSTDPKQTRYVQCVAQAITQAIPAQFANTNPGQWEVVVFDSKEVNAFALPGGRIGVYTGLLKVAKNQDQLAAVIGHEVSHVLAQHSNERLSQSQVANMGMAAADSILKDSTTKGPAMAALGMGVQYGVLMPYSRAHETEADVLGLQLMATAGFNPKESVSLWYNMAAASNGQAPMEILSTHPSDQTRINKLQSLIPQVMPMYQQAQAGGVHPQCAG, encoded by the coding sequence ATGAAAAAAAGCCTGTTAGCTGGTATAACTCTTTGTCTGTTGAGTGCTTGCGCTGTTTCGCCTACTGGTCGCAAGCAATTGTTATTAATGGGAAATAATGATGTTGCTCAAATGGGGTTATCGTCTTTCCAGCAAATAAAACAAAAAGAACAAGTGTCGACAGATCCAAAACAAACGCGCTATGTTCAGTGTGTTGCTCAGGCTATTACTCAGGCCATTCCTGCGCAGTTTGCCAACACTAACCCCGGACAATGGGAAGTGGTGGTTTTTGATTCTAAAGAAGTGAATGCATTTGCATTACCCGGTGGTCGCATTGGTGTGTATACCGGTTTGCTGAAAGTGGCTAAAAATCAGGATCAGCTGGCGGCAGTTATCGGCCATGAGGTTTCGCACGTATTAGCGCAACACTCGAATGAGCGTTTGTCTCAGAGCCAGGTGGCTAATATGGGCATGGCGGCGGCAGATAGCATTCTGAAAGACAGCACGACGAAAGGTCCGGCTATGGCGGCGTTAGGCATGGGTGTGCAATACGGGGTATTGATGCCATATAGCCGCGCGCATGAAACAGAAGCTGATGTGCTTGGTTTACAGCTGATGGCTACTGCTGGGTTTAATCCCAAAGAGTCAGTTAGCTTATGGTATAACATGGCTGCGGCCAGCAATGGTCAAGCGCCGATGGAAATATTGTCTACCCATCCTTCAGACCAAACTCGTATCAATAAATTACAATCGTTAATTCCTCAGGTTATGCCGATGTATCAGCAAGCACAGGCAGGCGGTGTTCACCCGCAATGTGCCGGATAG
- a CDS encoding FKBP-type peptidyl-prolyl cis-trans isomerase — protein MSKFQTTEQQACYGIGRQIGQQLTEQSFAGFDLSAVQQGIEDAINNAPFAVEHEQIGEAFRILNERMAAEEAERAKTMQAGGIEFLTENAKRPEVKVTESGLQYEVLVAGSGKQPAASDKVRVHYHGTFTDGNVFDSSVQRGQPAEFPVGGVIAGWVEALQLMSEGAKWKLFIPHNLAYGERGAGSIPPYSTLVFEVELLNVLA, from the coding sequence ATGTCTAAGTTTCAAACAACCGAACAGCAAGCCTGTTACGGTATTGGCCGTCAGATCGGTCAGCAGTTAACTGAGCAGTCTTTTGCTGGTTTTGATCTGTCAGCTGTGCAGCAAGGTATTGAAGATGCAATCAACAATGCACCTTTTGCTGTTGAGCATGAGCAAATCGGCGAAGCATTCCGCATTCTGAATGAAAGAATGGCTGCTGAAGAAGCTGAGCGTGCTAAAACCATGCAAGCTGGCGGTATCGAGTTCCTGACCGAAAATGCTAAACGCCCAGAAGTAAAAGTGACCGAATCAGGTCTGCAATATGAAGTGCTGGTTGCTGGCTCAGGCAAACAACCTGCTGCTTCTGATAAAGTACGTGTGCATTACCACGGCACTTTCACTGATGGCAACGTATTTGACAGCTCAGTACAACGTGGTCAACCAGCTGAATTCCCAGTTGGCGGCGTGATCGCTGGTTGGGTTGAAGCACTGCAACTGATGTCAGAAGGCGCTAAATGGAAATTGTTCATTCCGCACAATCTGGCATACGGCGAACGTGGCGCAGGTTCAATTCCTCCGTACTCAACGCTGGTTTTTGAAGTAGAATTACTGAACGTATTGGCGTAA
- the dapB gene encoding 4-hydroxy-tetrahydrodipicolinate reductase has protein sequence MTAPIRIALMGCQGRMGKALLEAIQNNNQVALGAALERPGSTVIGLDVGDLNGLGAMNVLVADDLEKVKDQFDVIIDFTRPEVTLKNLAFAVANNKRIVIGTTGFDDAGKAAIADAATKIGVVFASNFSVGVNLVFKLLEQAAKVMGDYTDIEIIEGHHRHKIDAPSGTALSMGEVVAKTLGRDLKQCAVYGREGITGERDRNTIGFATIRAGDLVGEHTVMFADIGERVEITHKASSRLTFANGAVRAANWLKDQSCGLFDMQDVLDLK, from the coding sequence ATGACCGCTCCGATTCGTATCGCATTGATGGGCTGTCAGGGCCGTATGGGTAAGGCCTTGCTGGAAGCAATTCAGAACAATAATCAGGTTGCATTGGGTGCCGCACTTGAGCGCCCGGGTTCGACCGTGATTGGTTTAGATGTGGGTGATCTGAATGGCTTGGGTGCAATGAACGTGCTGGTGGCCGATGATCTGGAAAAAGTAAAAGATCAATTCGACGTCATCATCGATTTTACCCGCCCGGAAGTAACATTAAAAAACCTGGCCTTTGCTGTTGCGAATAATAAACGAATTGTGATTGGTACGACTGGTTTTGATGATGCAGGTAAAGCCGCAATTGCGGATGCTGCAACCAAAATCGGCGTCGTGTTTGCCTCTAACTTCAGTGTCGGTGTGAATCTGGTTTTCAAACTGCTGGAACAAGCGGCGAAAGTGATGGGTGATTATACTGACATCGAGATCATCGAAGGTCATCATCGTCATAAAATCGATGCGCCATCGGGTACTGCATTGAGCATGGGCGAAGTGGTTGCCAAAACACTGGGTCGCGATCTAAAACAGTGTGCTGTGTATGGACGTGAAGGGATCACGGGTGAACGTGACCGCAATACCATCGGTTTTGCCACTATCCGTGCCGGTGATTTGGTCGGTGAACATACTGTTATGTTTGCTGATATTGGTGAGCGTGTTGAGATCACCCACAAGGCATCCAGTCGTTTGACGTTCGCAAATGGCGCTGTTCGCGCGGCAAACTGGCTAAAAGATCAATCCTGTGGTCTTTTTGATATGCAAGACGTATTAGATCTTAAATAA
- the carA gene encoding glutamine-hydrolyzing carbamoyl-phosphate synthase small subunit — protein MTHSALLVLEDGTVFKGVSIGAEGCSVGEVVFNTSMTGYQEILTDPSYCRQIVTLTYPHIGNTGTNSEDEESPNIHAQGLIIRDLPLVASNFRNQATLSDYLKKHNVVGIAEIDTRKLTRILREKGAQAGCIIAGGDLDAAKALAATKAFPGLKGMDLAKVVSCTEAYEWTEGSWKLGQGHTQPAEYPFHVVAYDFGVKRNILRMLVDRGCRVTVVPAQTPAETVLGMNPDGVFLSNGPGDPEPCDYAIKAIKTFLETELPVFGICLGHQLLALASGAKTMKMKFGHHGANHPVKDLDRNVVMITSQNHGFAADDTDMPANLRVTHKSLFDGSLQGIHRTDKPAFSFQGHPEASPGPHDAAPLFDHFIDLIKKYRA, from the coding sequence TTGACTCATTCTGCCCTGTTAGTGTTGGAAGATGGGACGGTGTTTAAGGGTGTGTCTATTGGTGCTGAAGGCTGTTCAGTCGGGGAAGTTGTTTTCAATACCTCGATGACTGGCTATCAAGAAATTCTCACTGATCCTTCTTATTGCCGCCAAATTGTAACGCTGACTTATCCCCACATTGGTAACACTGGTACCAATTCTGAAGACGAAGAATCCCCAAACATTCATGCTCAAGGCCTCATCATTCGCGATCTGCCATTAGTTGCATCTAACTTCCGTAATCAGGCAACTCTGTCTGACTATCTGAAGAAGCACAATGTGGTTGGGATTGCTGAAATTGATACCCGCAAACTGACTCGTATTTTGCGTGAAAAAGGCGCTCAGGCTGGTTGTATCATCGCAGGCGGTGACCTGGATGCAGCGAAAGCACTGGCGGCAACGAAAGCCTTCCCTGGCCTGAAAGGCATGGATCTGGCGAAAGTAGTGAGCTGTACTGAAGCGTATGAATGGACCGAAGGTTCATGGAAGCTGGGTCAGGGTCATACTCAACCTGCTGAATACCCATTCCATGTCGTAGCTTACGATTTCGGTGTGAAACGCAATATTCTGCGTATGTTGGTTGACCGCGGCTGTCGCGTGACCGTTGTTCCGGCACAAACACCAGCAGAAACCGTGCTGGGGATGAATCCGGATGGCGTCTTCCTGTCGAATGGCCCTGGTGACCCAGAACCATGTGATTACGCTATCAAAGCGATCAAAACCTTCCTTGAAACCGAGCTGCCAGTTTTTGGTATCTGCTTAGGTCATCAGTTGCTGGCACTGGCTTCCGGTGCGAAAACCATGAAAATGAAATTTGGTCATCATGGTGCTAACCATCCGGTGAAAGACCTGGATCGCAACGTAGTGATGATCACCAGCCAGAACCACGGTTTTGCAGCCGATGATACGGATATGCCAGCTAACCTGCGTGTGACACATAAATCACTGTTCGACGGTTCTTTGCAGGGTATTCATCGTACTGACAAACCAGCGTTCAGCTTCCAGGGCCACCCTGAAGCGAGCCCGGGCCCGCATGATGCAGCTCCGCTGTTCGACCATTTCATCGACTTGATCAAAAAATATCGCGCATAA
- the carB gene encoding carbamoyl-phosphate synthase large subunit produces MPKRTDLKSILILGAGPIVIGQACEFDYSGAQACKALREEGFRVILVNSNPATIMTDPEMADATYIEPITWEVVRKIIEKERPDAVLPTMGGQTALNCALDLERHGVLAEFGVEMIGATADAIDKAEDRRRFDLAMRSIGLECPRAGIAHNMEEAWDVQKTVGFPCIIRPSFTMGGSGGGIAYNPEEFVEICERGLDLSPTKELLIDESLIGWKEYEMEVVRDRNDNCIIVCSIENFDPMGVHTGDSITVAPAQTLTDKEYQLMRNASMAVLREIGVETGGSNVQFGINPVDGRMVIIEMNPRVSRSSALASKATGFPIAKIAAKLAIGYTLDELMNDITGGKTPASFEPSIDYVVTKVPRFNFEKFAGANDRLTTQMKSVGEVMAIGRTFQESLQKAMRGLETGKTGFDPVIDANDTDAKATIRHELQNPGADRLWYVADAFRAGMSLQDIFNDTKIDPWFLIQIEELLNLEAQVAAAGLSGIDADFMRKLKRKGFADARLAKLLNVKEAQVRELRYQYQILPVYKRVDTCAAEFSTNTAYMYSTYEEECEAAPTNKDKIIVLGGGPNRIGQGIEFDYCCVHAALALREDGYETIMVNCNPETVSTDYDTSDRLYFEPVTLEDVLEIVRIEKPKGVIVQYGGQTPLKLSRALEAAGVPIIGTSPDSIDRAEDRERFQQAVERLGLKQPQNTTVTAMEQAVEKAKEIGYPLVVRPSYVLGGRAMEIVSDEIDLRRYFNEAVSVSNESPVLLDHFLDDAIELDVDAICDGEQVVIGGVMEHIEQCGIHSGDSGCSLPPYSLQADVLAEIREQVRKLAMELKVIGLMNVQFAVKDGVIYLIEVNPRAARTVPFVSKATGAPLAKIAARVMAGQSLTQQGFTKEIIPPYFSVKEVVLPFNKFPGVDPLLGPEMRSTGEVMGVGNTFAEAYAKAQLGTGKGLPKSGRALLSVRGGDKKRAVELAAALIKAGFELDATSGTSDALTAAGIANRKVNKVSEGRPHILDRIKNGEYTFIVNTVEGRVAIADSKQLRRGALQHKVSYTTTLNAGFASCLGMAIDETANVSSVQELHQRVKESM; encoded by the coding sequence ATGCCAAAACGTACGGACTTAAAAAGTATTCTGATCCTGGGTGCAGGCCCAATCGTGATCGGTCAGGCTTGTGAATTCGACTATTCTGGTGCACAAGCGTGTAAAGCACTGCGTGAAGAGGGTTTCCGCGTCATTCTGGTGAACTCTAACCCTGCCACGATCATGACTGACCCTGAAATGGCCGATGCCACTTACATCGAGCCAATCACTTGGGAAGTCGTGCGCAAAATTATTGAAAAAGAGCGTCCGGATGCGGTTCTGCCGACCATGGGTGGTCAGACTGCACTGAACTGTGCACTGGATCTGGAGCGTCACGGCGTATTGGCCGAGTTTGGCGTAGAAATGATCGGTGCCACCGCTGATGCGATTGATAAAGCAGAAGACCGTCGCCGTTTCGATTTAGCGATGCGCTCTATCGGTCTGGAATGCCCACGTGCCGGTATTGCGCACAACATGGAAGAAGCTTGGGACGTTCAGAAGACCGTTGGTTTCCCATGTATCATTCGTCCATCGTTCACTATGGGTGGTTCAGGTGGCGGTATCGCTTACAACCCTGAAGAGTTTGTTGAGATCTGTGAGCGTGGCTTAGATCTGTCACCAACCAAAGAGTTGCTGATCGACGAATCGCTGATCGGTTGGAAAGAATATGAGATGGAAGTGGTGCGTGATCGTAACGATAACTGCATCATCGTCTGTTCTATCGAAAACTTTGACCCGATGGGCGTGCACACCGGTGACTCGATCACGGTGGCACCAGCGCAGACTCTGACTGATAAAGAATATCAGCTGATGCGTAATGCCTCGATGGCGGTACTGCGTGAGATCGGCGTTGAAACCGGCGGTTCTAACGTACAGTTCGGTATCAACCCCGTTGATGGCCGTATGGTTATCATCGAGATGAACCCGCGTGTATCGCGTTCATCGGCACTGGCTTCTAAAGCGACCGGTTTCCCGATTGCAAAAATTGCTGCCAAGCTGGCGATTGGTTACACCTTAGATGAGCTGATGAATGACATCACTGGCGGTAAAACGCCGGCGTCTTTCGAACCATCTATCGACTACGTGGTTACCAAAGTTCCGCGTTTCAACTTCGAGAAATTTGCCGGTGCTAACGACCGCCTGACCACACAGATGAAATCTGTGGGCGAAGTGATGGCGATTGGCCGTACTTTCCAAGAATCGCTGCAAAAAGCCATGCGTGGTCTGGAAACCGGCAAAACGGGCTTTGATCCAGTTATTGATGCGAATGATACTGATGCGAAAGCTACTATTCGCCATGAACTGCAAAACCCAGGTGCTGATCGCTTGTGGTATGTGGCTGATGCGTTCCGTGCCGGTATGTCACTGCAGGACATTTTCAATGACACCAAGATTGACCCATGGTTCCTGATCCAGATTGAAGAGTTATTGAATCTGGAAGCGCAGGTTGCTGCGGCTGGTCTGTCAGGTATCGATGCTGATTTCATGCGTAAGCTGAAACGTAAAGGTTTCGCGGATGCACGTTTGGCTAAGCTGCTGAACGTCAAAGAAGCGCAAGTGCGCGAACTGCGTTACCAGTATCAGATCCTGCCGGTTTACAAACGTGTCGACACGTGTGCGGCTGAATTCTCAACTAACACTGCTTACATGTACTCTACCTATGAGGAAGAGTGTGAAGCCGCACCAACCAACAAAGATAAGATCATTGTGTTAGGTGGTGGCCCGAACCGTATCGGTCAGGGTATTGAATTCGATTATTGCTGTGTGCATGCGGCACTGGCACTGCGCGAAGACGGTTATGAAACCATCATGGTTAACTGTAACCCTGAAACCGTTTCTACCGACTACGACACATCAGACCGTCTGTATTTCGAGCCAGTAACACTGGAAGACGTGCTGGAAATCGTGCGCATCGAGAAGCCAAAAGGCGTGATCGTGCAGTACGGTGGTCAAACTCCGCTGAAACTGTCGCGTGCACTGGAAGCTGCTGGTGTGCCAATCATTGGTACCAGCCCTGATTCTATCGACCGTGCCGAAGACCGTGAACGTTTCCAACAAGCGGTTGAGCGTCTAGGCCTGAAACAGCCACAGAACACTACTGTGACGGCAATGGAACAAGCGGTTGAGAAAGCCAAAGAGATCGGTTATCCGCTGGTGGTACGTCCTTCCTATGTATTAGGTGGCCGTGCGATGGAAATCGTTTCTGACGAAATCGACCTGCGTCGTTACTTCAACGAAGCGGTGAGCGTATCGAACGAATCACCAGTATTGCTGGATCACTTCCTTGACGATGCGATCGAGCTGGATGTGGATGCAATCTGCGACGGCGAACAAGTCGTGATCGGCGGCGTGATGGAACACATTGAGCAATGTGGTATCCACTCCGGTGACTCAGGCTGTTCATTGCCACCTTACTCGCTGCAGGCTGATGTATTGGCTGAGATCCGTGAACAGGTTCGTAAACTGGCCATGGAACTGAAAGTTATTGGTCTGATGAACGTGCAGTTTGCGGTGAAAGATGGCGTGATTTACCTGATTGAGGTGAATCCACGTGCGGCGCGTACTGTACCGTTCGTGTCGAAAGCGACTGGCGCTCCATTGGCTAAGATCGCGGCACGCGTGATGGCCGGTCAGTCTCTGACTCAGCAAGGTTTCACCAAAGAGATCATTCCACCTTACTTCTCTGTGAAAGAAGTCGTGCTGCCATTCAACAAGTTCCCGGGCGTTGACCCGCTGCTTGGCCCTGAAATGCGCTCTACCGGTGAAGTTATGGGCGTGGGTAATACCTTTGCAGAAGCATATGCCAAAGCACAATTAGGCACAGGTAAAGGCTTGCCAAAATCAGGTCGTGCACTGTTGTCAGTTCGTGGCGGTGACAAGAAACGCGCGGTGGAATTAGCGGCTGCACTGATCAAAGCTGGCTTTGAGTTGGATGCAACCTCTGGCACTTCTGATGCGCTGACGGCCGCAGGCATTGCCAACCGTAAGGTGAACAAAGTCTCTGAAGGTCGCCCGCACATTCTGGATCGTATCAAGAATGGCGAGTACACCTTTATCGTGAACACCGTTGAAGGTCGTGTAGCGATTGCTGACTCTAAACAACTGCGTCGTGGCGCACTGCAGCATAAAGTGTCTTACACTACGACACTGAATGCCGGTTTTGCTTCTTGTCTGGGCATGGCGATTGATGAAACTGCCAATGTCAGTTCAGTACAAGAGCTGCATCAACGCGTTAAAGAAAGCATGTAA
- the rhtA gene encoding threonine/homoserine exporter RhtA yields MSSVSDKSSVLLPVCLIIIAMISVQSGASLAKLLFPLVGAEGATSLRLGFGTLVLTLVYKPWRTPMTPGSLLPMLVYGLVLGGMNFLFYQSIKTLPLGIAVALEFTGPLAVAIFSSRRPIDFLWIILAMLGLLVLLPIFANHTDINLKGALYAISAGACWALYIVYGKKAGIKNGQSTVAIGTLIAAVFFCPIGIAQNGSALFQLPILPIALGVGILSTALPFSLEMMALRRIPSRTFGTLMSLEPAIGALSGLIILQEHLTLQQWGGMLAIMVASVGATLTIKPASKKKK; encoded by the coding sequence ATGTCTTCTGTGTCTGATAAATCATCGGTTCTGTTACCTGTCTGTTTAATTATTATTGCGATGATTTCTGTGCAAAGCGGAGCTTCACTGGCGAAATTACTGTTCCCGTTGGTTGGCGCGGAAGGTGCAACATCATTACGTCTGGGTTTTGGGACGTTAGTGTTAACACTGGTTTATAAGCCGTGGCGCACACCAATGACGCCGGGGAGTTTGTTGCCCATGCTGGTTTATGGCTTGGTATTGGGCGGTATGAATTTTCTGTTTTATCAATCGATAAAAACACTGCCACTGGGTATTGCGGTTGCGCTGGAATTTACCGGCCCATTAGCGGTTGCGATTTTTTCTTCCCGTCGCCCGATCGATTTTTTATGGATCATCCTGGCTATGTTAGGGTTGCTGGTTTTACTGCCCATTTTTGCCAACCACACGGATATTAATTTGAAAGGGGCTCTCTATGCGATCAGTGCCGGCGCATGTTGGGCTTTGTATATTGTGTACGGAAAAAAAGCCGGCATCAAAAATGGTCAATCAACCGTTGCTATCGGCACTTTGATTGCGGCCGTTTTCTTTTGTCCGATCGGCATTGCACAAAATGGGTCGGCATTGTTCCAGTTACCGATTTTGCCGATTGCGCTTGGCGTGGGCATATTATCAACCGCGTTACCTTTTTCGCTGGAAATGATGGCATTACGGCGTATTCCTTCCCGTACCTTTGGCACGTTGATGAGTCTAGAACCTGCGATAGGGGCTCTCTCCGGTTTGATCATTTTACAGGAGCACCTGACGTTGCAACAATGGGGTGGAATGCTCGCGATTATGGTGGCATCGGTGGGGGCTACGCTAACAATTAAACCGGCATCCAAAAAGAAAAAATGA
- a CDS encoding TetR/AcrR family transcriptional regulator produces the protein MRVKSEARRQAIVDVAKEAFSKQGFENTSMSEIASRVGGSKATLYNYFRSKEEIFAAVMESSATEQIAEAFKLLEEENDIRSTLLNFGLHYLSSILAPDIMAIRKMAINEADRSDIGRHFYENGPKKGWLLVSNYLQQQIEQQRLINCDAGICAMHLKALIEAEVVELYALGVLTEVDEQLLIAVVERAITVFLKAYQA, from the coding sequence ATGCGCGTTAAAAGTGAAGCCCGCCGACAGGCGATCGTGGATGTAGCAAAAGAAGCGTTCAGCAAACAAGGTTTTGAAAATACATCTATGTCAGAAATTGCCAGTCGGGTCGGCGGTTCCAAAGCAACGCTGTATAACTACTTCCGTTCTAAAGAAGAGATCTTTGCCGCCGTCATGGAGTCATCGGCCACAGAACAAATCGCCGAAGCATTTAAGCTCTTAGAGGAAGAAAACGACATTCGTTCTACCCTACTGAATTTTGGTCTGCATTATCTCAGCTCTATACTTGCACCCGATATTATGGCGATCCGTAAGATGGCGATTAACGAAGCTGATCGATCAGATATTGGCCGCCATTTCTATGAGAACGGGCCAAAAAAAGGCTGGTTACTGGTGAGTAATTATTTGCAACAGCAGATCGAACAACAACGGCTGATCAACTGTGATGCAGGTATTTGTGCCATGCATTTAAAAGCGTTAATAGAAGCCGAAGTCGTAGAGCTTTATGCACTTGGTGTATTAACCGAAGTGGATGAACAACTGCTCATTGCCGTCGTAGAACGTGCTATCACTGTTTTTCTTAAAGCGTATCAAGCATAA